Proteins found in one Miscanthus floridulus cultivar M001 chromosome 4, ASM1932011v1, whole genome shotgun sequence genomic segment:
- the LOC136550562 gene encoding pentatricopeptide repeat-containing protein At4g32430, mitochondrial-like: protein MPLRRLPLTCPARATANTAAAHHPFAETAHPPRASAATPLAALRGRLQPGLPVSPTAFSAAVARFDLDALPALHALAVASGLAAFAPVTNSLAARYAKGNSFPAAARVFTAARSRDASSYNTILSATPDPDDALAFAARMLRAGDVRPDAVTFTVTLSLAAGRGEASLVRQLHALASRAGIAADVFVGNALVTAYSRGGSLDAARKVFEEMPARDLVSWNALVCGLAQDGECPAEVIRVFLRMLKHGGVRPDRISVCSVIPACGGEGKLELGRQIHGFAVKLGVEGHVSIANVLVAMYYKCGTHGGARSLFEFMGERDVISWTTVMSMDGEDAVSLFNCMRRDGVAPNEVTFVAMLSAMPGDCPAREGQMIHAVCLKTGLSDKAAAANSLITMYAKLRRMDDARVVFSLMPHPEIIAWNALISGYAQNEMCQDALEAFLAMVKIMKPNETTFASILSVVTAVETVSMAYGQMYHCQTLKLGLGASEYVSGALIDMYAKRGSLEESWKAFGETVHRSLIAWTAIISANSKHGNYDAVVSLFNDMVGSGVAPDGVVLLSVLTACRYSGFVSLGREIFDSMAAKHGAELWPEHYACVVDMLGRAGRLEEAEGLMLQMPSGPSVSALQSLLGACRIHGNTDVGERVAGVLTKTEPTESGAYVLLSNIYAEKGDWGAVARVRGQMRERGVKKEVGFSWVDAGGAGNYLHLHKFSSDDTTHPRTEEIYRVAEGLGWEMKFLKNCLQVEMECPV, encoded by the coding sequence ATGCCACTGCGGCGGCTGCCTCTGACTTGCCCCGCGCGCGCGACGGCCAACACCGCGGCCGCCCACCACCCGTTCGCCGAAACTGCCCACCCACCGCGCGCAAGCGCCGCCACGCCCCTCGCCGCCCTCCGCGGCCGCCTGCAGCCGGGCCTCCCCGTCTCCCCCACCGCCTTCTCCGCGGCGGTCGCGCGCTTCGACCTGGACGCCCTGCCCGCGCTCCACGCCCTCGCGGTCGCCTCCGGCCTCGCCGCCTTCGCGCCCGTCACCAACTCTCTCGCCGCGCGCTACGCCAAGGGTAACTCCTTTCCCGCGGCCGCCAGGGTGTTCACCGCCGCGCGGAGCCGGGACGCGAGCTCCTACAACACCATCCTCTCCGCGACCCCGGATCCCGACGATGCGCTCGCGTTCGCCGCGCGGATGCTCCGGGCCGGGGACGTGCGGCCCGACGCCGTCACGTTCACCGTCACGCTCTCGCTCGCCGCCGGCCGCGGGGAAGCCAGCCTCGTGCGGCAGCTGCACGCGCTGGCGTCGCGCGCGGGGATCGCCGCCGACGTGTTCGTCGGCAATGCGCTCGTCACGGCCTACTCCCGGGGTGGGTCGCTGGACGCGGCCCGTAAGGTGTTTGAGGAGATGCCGGCGCGGGACCTCGTCTCCTGGAACGCGCTGGTCTGCGGGCTCGCGCAGGACGGCGAGTGTCCAGCGGAGGTCATCCGGGTGTTCCTTCGGATGCTCAAGCACGGAGGCGTGCGGCCCGACCGGATATCGGTCTGCAGCGTGATCCCGGCGTGTGGCGGCGAGGGAAAGCTCGAGCTCGGCCGGCAAATCCACGGCTTCGCGGTGAAGCTGGGCGTCGAGGGTCACGTCTCCATCGCCAACGTGCTCGTCGCGATGTACTACAAGTGCGGCACCCACGGCGGCGCCCGGAGCCTCTTCGAGTTCATGGGCGAGCGCGACGTCATCTCATGGACCACGGTGATGTCCATGGATGGGGAGGACGCCGTCTCGCTGTTCAATTGCATGAGGCGAGATGGGGTGGCGCCGAACGAGGTCACCTTTGTGGCCATGCTCTCGGCGATGCCAGGAGACTGCCCGGCGAGGGAAGGGCAGATGATCCACGCGGTGTGCCTCAAGACCGGCCTGTCTGATAAGGCAGCGGCGGCGAACAGCCTCATCACCATGTATGCCAAGCTGCGGCGCATGGATGATGCCAGGGTGGTCTTCAGTCTTATGCCTCACCCGGAGATCATCGCTTGGAACGCTCTGATCTCCGGCTATGCCCAGAACGAGATGTGCCAGGACGCGCTTGAGGCCTTCttggcaatggtgaagatcatgaagcCCAACGAGACGACGTTCGCAAGCATCCTCAGCGTGGTGACTGCGGTCGAGACGGTGTCCATGGCCTACGGCCAGATGTACCACTGCCAGACGCTGAAGCTGGGGCTTGGCGCCAGTGAGTACGTCTCAGGTGCTCTCATCGACATGTACGCAAAGCGAGGCAGCTTGGAGGAGTCCTGGAAGGCGTTCGGCGAGACCGTCCACCGGAGCCTCATTGCCTGGACGGCCATCATCTCGGCCAACTCAAAGCACGGGAACTACGACGCCGTCGTGAGCCTCTTCAACGACATGGTAGGCTCTGGTGTCGCTCCTGATGGCGTGGTTCTGCTCTCTGTCCTCACCGCCTGCCGGTACAGCGGGTTTGTCAGCTTGGGTCGTGAGATCTTTGACTCGATGGCCGCCAAGCACGGCGCCGAGCTGTGGCCAGAGCACTACGCGTGCGTCGTCGACATGCTAGGCCGGGCGGGGAGGCTGGAGGAGGCTGAGGGGCTCATGCTGCAGATGCCTTCTGGGCCGAGTGTCTCGGCGCTGCAGAGCCTGCTGGGCGCCTGCAGGATTCACGGCAACACAGACGTCGGCGAGAGGGTCGCCGGCGTCCTGACGAAGACGGAGCCCACGGAATCCGGCGCGTACGTGCTGCTGTCCAACATCTACGCCGAGAAGGGTGACTGGGGTGCGGTGGCGAGGGTGCGGGGGCAGATGCGGGAGAGGGGCGTCAAGAAAGAGGTCGGGTTCAGCTGGGTGGACGCCGGCGGCGCTGGCAATTACCTGCACCTGCACAAGTTCTCGTCGGACGACACGACGCACCCGCGGACGGAAGAGATATACCGAGTGGCCGAGGGGCTAGGCTGGGAGATGAAGTTTTTGAAGAACTGTCTACAGGTCGAGATGGAATGCCCCGTTTGA